In Acomys russatus chromosome 16, mAcoRus1.1, whole genome shotgun sequence, the DNA window AGCGCACCTCCAGCTGCCAATCACTGCAGACTCTCGGAACCCAGGACAGGACTGGGTTTGCCTGCCGTTCTGTCTACGTCGGGCCGCTTCCTTCCCACCCGTCCTCCCAGCTCCTTCACCGCTCCAGCCATGGCGCAGAAACCCAAGATAGATCCCCACGTCGGGCGGCTAGGCTACCTGCAGGCGCTGGTCACGGAGTTCCAGGAGACCGAGAGCCTAGGTGagaggtgtgggtggggggtgggcgcgAGGGACCGGGCAGGGCTCTTGACGGCAGCAGCTGCACTGGCCCGACCGCACTGCCGCCTCCCATTGCAGATGCCAAGGAGCAAGTCCTTGCTAACCTTGCCAACTTCGCCTACGACCCGGGCAACTACCAGTATCTGCGGCAACTGCAAGTCCTGGATTTATTCCTCGATTCGCTGTCGGAAGAGAAAGAAACCTTAGTGAAGTTTGCTATTGGTAAGACTTAggcgccccccctcccccaagataaGGGCTAGATCGGAGAGTCGGGCGGGAAGGCACtcgcctgtaaacccagcattcTAGGATgctgacttggaggccagcctcggATACAGAGTAAGATACTGTCACTAAACAAAAGAAACTAGTCTTTGGGATTAGGATCTTACCTGCCACACATTGTGCAGGTCGCAGCTAGTCCAAAGCAGGTCTGGAAGTCACTGCCAGCTCTTCGTGTGTCCTTCCTCTTAGAAAAGAGGTAATGAGCAAGAAAATGGGTTGAAACGCTTTGAAAGAAGTTTGGAGTTTGCTCTTGCAGAGTTTGCTACCAAGCGAAACAAAGGTTACTTGGAATCTGTAGCTTAGGACTCCTGCAGTTGGATGATTGTAATTCTTGAATTATTCATGATAGATTTGTATTTattcggttggttggttggttggtttttcggtttttccagacagggtttctctgtgcgtagttattactgtcctggaactcacttggtagaccaggctggcctggaactcacagagatcccagtactgggattaaaggtgtgcaccaccactgcctggctcatggtagaccttttttttttttattttaaatttactctgtgtgtgtgtgtgtgtgtgtgtgtgtgtgtgtgtaagaatgagtatgggtgtgtgcacCGTGTatgcatgaaggtcagaggacagtttttaaGTCAGTTCTCACTgagtatggtggcgcatgccgtttatcccagcactcagaagacagaagtgggtgggtctctctgagttcaaggccagcctagtctacatactCAGTTCTagaccagctagggctacataggaGGATGCTGCCTCTAGAGCTTCCAGctgattctcttgtctcagcctcccgtcTCTCCTCAGAGTGCTGCGCTCACAGAGGCTTACCGTTGCGTTTCACTTTTTTATGTAGGTTCCTAGCATCCAACACGGCTTGTCAAGTTAGCATGGAAGCTCttgtgcccactgagccatctcctgggcTCCATGATACAGACTTAGTATGAGATGCTCTGTAAGGAAGGCAGTGGTCCaagttctggagagatggtgAGCAGGCTGCGGAAGCCTTTGCCCTGCAGGAGTTTGTATTGTAGAAGgggaggtagatagataggtggtGAACAAACAAGCTGGTGCAAACAGCAACCTCAGCTGGAGCAGTAAGAGGCGGCCCCAAGCAGGAAATTGGTTGTTAAAGGGAAGGCTCCTGTGCTGGGCACATTTTAAGTGAAGAGGCGCGGGTAGGACTGAGTGGATTTAGAGGGCTTGCTACAAGGGCTTTGCATCTAGGTCATGGGAAGACGTTTAGAATTTAAGAACGGACAAAAATTCTTTCAGCacatacctttaaaaaaacaacatttctggggctggagagatggctcagaggttaagagcactgactgctcttccaaaggtcctgagttcaattcccaccaaccacatagtggctcacaaccatctgtaatgtgatctaatgccttcttctggcctgcaggtgtacatgcaggcagagcactgtatgtaataaataaatcttaaaaaaaaaaaacatttctcctagctgggcgtggtggccctcgcctttaatcccagcactcgggaggcagaggcaggtggatctcttgagttagaggctaacctggtctatgaagcaagtccaggacagccaaggctacacagagaaaccctgtctcaaaaaaaccaaaaataaataaataaataaataaataaacaaaatctccaCATAGAGTGTAAAAGGAGCCCTATGTACACTGGATAAGGAACCCTTTAGGGCTGGAATGCAGCTCAGTGATAAACTGCCTGCACTGTGGTGTACCAGCCTGTGTGCTCAAGGCTCTGTGGGTCAGTCCTCAGCATTGGAAGAAGATAACTCCAGTGATGCTTAATATTTAATTATGCAAAATTTTTCcctaaagacatttctttttttatttatgggggaagggaaggacatATACTGGGACAAAAGATaatttctttggttgttttttgtttgtttgttttaaggttttaGTATGTGGCTCTGCCtcatggatgctgggattaaagacgcatAGCACCATTTCTagctttcagaggacaactcgttGAGTAAATTCCTCAactatgtgggtcctagggatggaaTGCAGGTTGTGAAGCTTAGTGGCCAGTgtctttacccaccgagccatcttgcaGGCCTAAGAGGacattttttgttgcttttttataAACTAGGTTCCAGTCCAGGACCAGAACATTTCATCTGACTATGTTCCTTAGAGAGATGTCTTTCTGTtccaaaaaaacctttttttgttttggtttggttttttgagacagagtttctctgtgtagccttggttatcctggactctttgtagaccaggctggcctcgaactcacagagatcagcctgcctttgcctccccagtgctgggattacaggcatgtaataCTGCACCTGGATCcaaataaattttttgttttaaagcaagtTGAGAAAACTTGAAGAGGCTGGGGTGAAagctcagttcttttttttttttttttttttttttttttttttttttttttttttttttggtttttcaagacagggtttctctgtgtagccttggccatcctggactcactttgtagaccaggctggcctcgaactcacagtgatccgcctgcctctgcctcccgagtgctgggattaaaggcgtgccccaccacgcccggctccacagCTCAGTTCTTAAAATATGTTATGGCCTGcacttgaatcctagcactcaggagatagagacaggtacGTGAACTCAGGATAGCAGTTCCAAGCCCAAGTCTCTAAAGACTCTTtctcagcaaagaaaaaagaaacagaaaattcccaAGATAAAGAGTTCccgcttttttttctttttatttttttaaagacttacccatttattatgtatacaagtgctctgcctgcattacacctgcaggccagaagagggcatcagatcacattatagatggttgtgagccaccatgtggttgctgggaattgcactcgggacctctggaagagcagtcagtgctcttaacctctgagccatctatctctccagcccagttttacTATCTATTAAAGACATACTAATATGTattgtttgttgatttttcacATAACTGGATGTTGATTCTATGGGAcatagaatatcttttttttttttttttttttcccagagttcTGATGACTTTGATTTTATAAAGTCGTGGTAGCTGTGTGTTTGGGCTGGAATTGAAGCTGTGCCTGCCACAGAAATTCCAGCTGTGCTCATCCTTCACAAGCAGCTGCTGCAGGAAGTGCAGCGCTGAGGGAAGTCACCCCAGGACTGAGGGCCCAGAGGGGATCTGGGCAGCTGTAGGCTGGGGTTGGAGCCTCAGATTCAGGGGGAATGGTGAGGCTGTGGGTGGGATCAGGGAGTCTTCAGAGCACTCCTATGGGGCCCCCTACAGTTGGACTGTGCCAGGATCCATTTGTCTAGGTCTTACTGCCTCAAGCCTGTatctctgctcttctagaagaatGCTGTACTAGATTAGTCTAAAAATTGGCCccagagccgggtggtggtggtgcacacctttaatcccagcacttgggaggcagaggcagaggcagatggatctctgtgcattggaagccatcctggtctacagagtgagttccaggacagtcgaggctacacagtgaaaccgtgtctggaaaaacctaaataaataaataaaaccctacaAGCAAGTATTAGCCTTTAGATATGTCCCCAAATACctccacatttgtttgtttgttttggttttttgagatagggtttctctgtgtagccctggctgtcctggactcgctttgtagaccaggctggccttgaactcctagtgatctgcctgcctctgctgaggttaaaggcgtgcgccaccacgcccggcataccTCCACATCTGTATGTGTGCCCCACTGCTGTTGCCCTCTGAGTGGTGACAGTGGCCATGCCACCTGAGTCACAGGGTTCCTCTAAAGTAGGCTGCTGACACTGAAGAACACTGCCCAGTCACAGAACAGCAATTCCTCCAGGTTCTGAGGGTCTGGCCTGCTGCTTcctcagcctcaggaggcagTCGGTGTTCCCCGCATAGGGCGCCTGAGATCCGCCTCTGCCATGTTGGAGGCTCCATAGGAGACTTGAACGGGTGACTGTGTCCCATCCCTCAGCAACTGTCAGTATCTTCACTGTTTTCCCAACACTTTGCTTATGCCTGTCCATCTTCACCCAGTCTAAGTCTCCTGTCTCAAGTGCGGAACCAGTTCTCAGCCTTGAATCTCTGGGATGCTGTGTGGATTCGGTTGACTGCTCCTGTGTTCATTGTATACAGCTTAAAAGGAGagtcctagccgggcgtggtggcgcacgcctttaatcccagcactcgggaggcagaggcaggcggatcactgtgagttcgaggccagcctggtctacaaagtgagtccaggacagccaaggctacacagagagaccctgtctcgaaaaaccaaaaaaaaaaaaaaaaaaaaaaaaaaaggagagtccTGGCGGGCCCTAGAAGTAGATTCGATGGCTGTTATCACTTCCGTTCCGTGGACCGCCTCTGGCACTAGAGGGGAACACTGCCAAGCACCTGCTCTGCTCTTGAGAGTGCTGTGTCCGCCTTGGAGCTTCTAGTCTTTGTCCCTGGTAGGAACACTAAGGTGCTGATCTCCCCAAGAAGCAAGCCTGGCTGTGCTCACCTCTGCAGTTCAGTAGGCTCAGGTGCTTTGGTAGgggaggaagatggaaggagagggtgggaggtggaCCTGAAGCAGCCATGACTTGAGGCAGAGGACTTATGAAGGGCTGGTTCCACAATGAGCAGACGAGAGGCGAGCTGGCCATGTCTCCCAGAACCCAAACCAATGTCTCTGTTGGTGAGCAGCATAGTAAGTTTGGAATGAGTAGGCTGGGCTTGGAACAGCAGACCTGGATTCAGTCACTATCTGGATTTCCCTTCAGTCGCCAGTCAGAGGGAGACTGTAACAAGCTACTTATTGAGAGAATTAACTGACTGGCCTTTTAGGGTCATTGCCTGCAACTGCACAACCCTCTAGACCTCCACCCGTGGACCTGAAGCCAGATTGCTTTAGAGGTGAcatctctcttctctcaggtAGGATGGGACAATATCCCACCAGAGAACCTTCTGCTCAGAGATTCTTGTCCCCTAGAAAAGTACCTCATGTGATAGGGCACAGTGGACCAGGGCGCCTTTGCCCCACAGCAGGTGCCTAGGCAGGTACTAGGCACGCTACTTGTGCCCTGCCCTGACTCCCAGGCCATGCCTGTCAGCTCCTGCAGGACTAGCACTCAggcatgctgtgtgtgtctgtcctgtcCTTCCTGCGTGGTATCACCTCTCACCCTGGAAATAGCAGCTAGGAGATGCACTGGGACCCTGCTGGTGGCCTGAAGGACCTCCACCCAGATAAATCTGTGTCCTTGGGAAGAATTTGAGGATGAGTCAGAGTGAAAAGTTAGCAAGTTAGTAAAAGTGAGATCTTTTATGATGTAGGTACAAGTGTGGGCGTTCAGAGCAGGGGGGGTGTAAGAACAATAGTGCACACCCGAGACGTGGGCGCAGGTGAGAGGGATGTGTGGCTTTTGAAGTTACATTGCTCagtctcagtctgtctctctctctctccctctctctctctctttctctcgacagggttgctctgtgtagccttggctgttctggaactctctttgtagaccaggctggcctcgaactcaaagagatctacctgcctctgcacccctcACACCTcacctccgagtgctgggattaaaggcgtgtgccatcacacccggcctGCTCAAAGTTTCTCTTACAACCAGGTTCAAAGTCTTAGCAAAGTTTAAGGACtgtgtttaaaaattaagtgaacatggccagtgaaatggctcagtggggaaaggcgTGGGCTGCCAGGCCTGGCTACGTTTCAGTCCCCAGGACCTGCACTGCAGGAGAAGAGACTGACTGTCTAAGGCTGGGAGCCTTAGATCTGCTGGAGTCAGTCTGGCTGCAGTTATTCCACAGCTGTGGTAGTAGCCTGAGAGCCACCGTAGTCCCTGGCCAGCATGGCCTGGCCTGGCTGTCATTTCCAGGGAACGGCAAGTAGCATTCTCCTGTGCAAAGTGAGGAAGCACTAAGCCTTCCTTACACTTCAGGAAACCTATCCTCAGGTTGACGCCCACTAGTTGCCATAGCTAGAGCCAGGTTAGCCTCgggctccaggggacccagcagaCAGAGCCCAAGCTCAGCTCCAAGGCTTTATCCTCCCTTTGTTTCATGGTGTGTCTCCTCTGCCACAGTTAGGAGTTAGCTCACCTGCTCTACCTACTGGTGTCTAAAGTCCAGGGTCAGAGTTGATCACGGAGGAACTAACAGCCGCTGAGCAGTGGTGTTAGTCACGCAAAAGCTGCCATGATTGTAACTTTGGATGGGAAGTGGGTTAGTTATGGGGAGAACCAGATACAAAGCCAGGATCTCAGTAAAGACTCGATAATGAGTGAAAGAATTGAGCTGAAGCCCCAGTTAAAGCATCCTAGGGCAACCTGGAGATACAAAGAAACCACGTGAGTACTTCACTTCTGTGAATCCCAGGACACCACAGGGTACTTGGCAGTCTTGTTGCTAAGGCTGGATACAAGCCTCTGAGAAATCGCGTTAAATTGCCTTCCAAGCCATGCAATACAAAACTCTGCCACTAGGTGGTAGTGGTGTTCAAAGGCTAAATCCTCGATAGCCGCTTTGCAAAGCAGCCGATTAGATTAATGTTTTCAGCATTGgggttgtctttcttttctttctttctttctttcttttttttttttgtggggggaggggtcgtttgtttgtttggcgtTCTCTAgacaggacagggtttctctttgtgtaacctggctgtccttgaactcttgaacttgctttgtagaccaggctagccttaaactcacagtgagccacctgcctctgcctcccaagtgctaggattaaagctaccacatccttctttttttggtttttcaagacaaggtttctccgtgtagccttgtctgtcctggactccctttgtagaccaggctggcctgcctctgcctctgagtgctgggattaaaggcatgctccaccactctcggcttgtgtttttctttttagggaatgttctttctttcccttttttttcgagacaggtttctctatgtaaccctctCTGTTcgggaactagctttgtagaccaggctggccttgaactcacagagatatgcttgactctgcctcccaagtgctaagattaaaggcatgtgccaccatgccaggctggtctttttctttttgagtaaaGCACAGTGTCATTCATGTACAGTCCCAGCTGCTTGGGAGTCCTGGTACGGAGGCTCTCAAGTCCTCTAGTCTGAGACCAAGCAGGCTTGTATTAGGCataccaggtgtgtgtgtgtgttttatttatgtgaCAGGTAacaacatggtggtgcatgatgtaatcctagcaccgagagacagagacaggaggatctccaagagttcaaggccagcctagtctacatgggGAGTTCCAGGCccccagggctacacaagaagGCCTTGTCATGGGTGTACATACATGACATGAAAATGtattgctctttctttcttggttgctgcttgtttgtttttagataatatctcattatgtagttctagctggtctgaaactcactgtatagatgagactagcctcaaactcatagagatctgcttgtctctctcCGAGATGCTCAGATTaagggtgtgtgtcaccaccttCTGTGGTTGTTGCTACTGTGCTAGGGTACGCACTCCGAGACTCCTGTGTGCTTGCACTGCACTCTGTTCTGTATTCTCTAGACCTTTGCTAATGCTTCCTACAGTTAGCTTCTAGCACATTCTTCAGAGATATTTTCtgaatttataaatacatatgtaagtaCCTGTGTAGTTTTTGTATAATGTATGTATTAGGTAGCCTGTATTTACCCATATATGTTTGTGttattgtttgaggcagggtcataCTCAGTAAGCCAGGATAGCTGTTTTGGGTTTggatttttcaaggcagggtttgtctgtgtagccttggctgtctgaactaactttgtagaccagactggccttgaactcacagagatctgcctgcctctgcctcccaagttctggaattaaatgtgtatgctgccactgcctggctaaattttgttttgttttttaatgtagttaTGTATCTTGGTATATATCCTTGGCCTGCAATATATCTTGCCAGCTTGGCCAACATAATGAAAAAAGTAATATCATCTACCAAGAGTGGTGGTACACATATACCAGTAATTATTATTGTTGCGCGATGTGAGAGGGGTGTGCCTGCCCATGTGTGCGTATgggctcagaggacagctttctggaGCCAGTTTTCTCCTCGCACCTCTACGTGAGTGCCTGGGTTGGGCTCACAGGCACACTCATGGACATTCACCTGCTATCTCACTAGCAggactttgtttttctattttattttatttttaactgagacagggtttctctgttgaacagtcctagctgtcccggaactctctgtagaccaggctggctttgaacccacagagatttgcctgcctctgcctcccgagtgttgggattaccaCCTGGCTTGGTTTTGTGATTTAGAGCGAAGGAAGGTCTACTATGTTGTCCAGGCTGCCCATGGGCTCCTGAGCTcaagagagcctcctgcctcagctgccctaCTAGCGAGGACTATGAGGGTATGCCACCTCATCCCACTCCGAGAAGGGCTTGACAATGGGCTACCTCAGCCTTGTGCCCTGGTGTGTGCAATTCCTTAGGTTGAGATAACATCTTGGGCCTCCTCAAGGAGAGCTCACCCGGTCAGCAGGTGCCTAGTGCTGGTCAGGCCTTCCTTGTTCACTTCTCTCAATCCCCAGACAATCCCTTTGAGAGCCCTTTCCAGCACCAGCTCCTGCTCTGTGACTCCAAGTCACCAGCTCTTCTCACGCAGGTTCCACCTTTCAGGGGTTTCTATGGTTACTGGTGCCCGGCAGAGCCAGCCTTTGCCTCTAGCTCTTTTTCCCCTTGTCTTTGTCTGTCCAAAGCAAATTCCTCCTCAGCTAGTCAGAACTTGCCCCTCTATTTCTTTTTGGTGGTGCTGGCTGAGCCCAGGGacctaagcaagcactctaccaccaagccacaccccagcgctcatttttgtttttaactgtctGGTAAATGCACTATAATGAGTGTGCAGTAAAGTGCACACAAGTGGCAGGTTGATTGACCCTTAAATTCATTAAGGTGCATGCCTCTACACGTAACGGCTCCTTGGTCAAGATGTGGCTTGTTTCTCCCACATGTCCCATGCAAGCACAGCTCTTACGTCTGTCCCCAAGTGTCGCTTTTACCTGGTCTATAAGTGAGAtaatgcaggctggagagatgactcagaggttgagagagcactggctgctctttcaaaagacctaagttcagttcccagcaactacatggtggctcacaactatcaaTAATAAGACCTGGtacccttttctggtgtgcaggtgtacatgcaggcagaacactgtacacataacaaataaataaatcttaaaaaaaaaaaagtctgagtccaggacagtcaaggctacacagagaaaccctgtcttgaaaaaccaaaaagaaaagaaagaaagaaagaaaggtaagatAATGCAAGATCCATCCtgaatctagtttttaaaatactttttaaattttcctccCATATATTACATCTCGACTGCAGTTCCACGCCTGCCCCCCAGCCTTTCCCCCACCATCACCCCTCTTCCCAAGAACCACCCCCTCTGCCTTCCCTCAGAAAAGACCAAGATgaaacaagctacaataagattaggcacataccatcacatcaaggctggatgaggcagctCAGTAGGGGGGAAATGTCCCACAAGTAGGCAACAGAACCCGGgacaacccccactcccactgttaggaatcccacaagaacacaaaGCTCCTCAGCCATAacatgtgcagaggacctaggtcagaccacCCCTGGCTCCCTGATCTCATCACACCACATGAGTCCTGGACTGTTgtttctgtgggccatgttctcctggcatccctgacccctctggttccccCAGTCCTTCCCCCCCTTCCTCTGCAGGACTCTTGAACTCTGCCTAATAGTTGGCTGTGGTACTCTCCCACCGGTCGCTGGCTAAAGTCTCTTtggtctctttgatgatgattctGCTAGGCTCCGTTCCCACAACgctctgcaggcaggacaaattgtgcgttgaaggttttgtggttgggttggaaCCCTATTCCCTCTACTTAGGCCTTGCCTGGTTGCAGAAGTTCAGGCTTCGTGTGCCCCGTTTCTCAGAGTTTTTGCTAGGG includes these proteins:
- the Armc7 gene encoding armadillo repeat-containing protein 7 isoform X3 yields the protein MAQKPKIDPHVGRLGYLQALVTEFQETESLDAKEQVLANLANFAYDPGNYQYLRQLQGASATCARTRPARSTSCRQEASRSSPTACPVPTRRPCYLLSPHSCT
- the Armc7 gene encoding armadillo repeat-containing protein 7 isoform X2, which translates into the protein MAQKPKIDPHVGRLGYLQALVTEFQETESLDAKEQVLANLANFAYDPGNYQYLRQLQVLDLFLDSLSEEKETLVKFAIDLHPWT